TGCACTTCCTTGAAATAACGGATCACGTCCAGCCCGCCCTCGGTGGTGACTTCCTCGCGCCGCTCCGGCACCAGGCAGACGTCCTGCGGCTTGACCAGGCAGGCGAAGTCGATCATCTCGCGCGTCACCGCCGCTTCGAGGTTCATGCGGGTGTTGAGCAAGGGGCGCAGCGCCAGCACATCGGCATCGCGGATGTGGCGGCGGTCTTCGCGCAAGTGCAGCGTGATCAGGTCGGCCCCGGCCTGCTCGGCCAGCAGGGCCGCGCGCAGCGGGTCCGGATACACGGTGCCGCGGGCATTGCGCACGGTGGCGATGTGATCGATGTTGACGCCCAGGTCGATAACCGGGCCAGCAGGTTGCAGGAAGCTCATGTTCGGGTTTTCGTTAATTCATAACTGCATCAGGTCGATCAGGATCTGGCGCGTATTGAGCGGCGCACCGTTCAAGTGGTGCGCCAACAAGAAACGCATCAGCTGCTTGCTTTGCGCCTGCGTGGCCGGGTCGCTGTAATCTTCGCGCTCCATGTCGAGCAGGGTCTTGCCTGCCACTACCGGCCAGACCTCGCCGGCGTGCGCGGCGCGCGCCCCCCGCTCGGGGTCCACCACATAGTCGCCCGCATGCAGCACCGGCGCGCGGGTGGTGGTGCAGCGCCCCAGGTCGGCGGCCACGCCTGTTTCCTTAAGTAAGGCCCGTTCGAATTTTCGCAAGACGATCGGCACCGGCTCTCCATGCGCCAGCTGGTTCAGGGTCGATACATAGTGATCGAACAAGGCCGGGTGGCGGTCGTCGCGGGCCAGCAGCTTGACCAGCAATTCGTTCAGGTAGAAGCCGCACAGGAGCGGCGTTTTTTCCAGCGGTAGCATGCCGCCGACCCATTCTGCGTCGATCAGGGTGCGCAATTCGAGCTTGCCGCTGAACGACACCGACAGCGGCTGGAAGGTCTGCAGCACGCCGCGCAGCTTCGACAGCGGCCGCTTGGCGCCCTTGGCGACCATGCCTACGCGGCCATAGTCGCGCGTGAACATGTCCACGATCAGGCTGGTTTCCTTGTAGGGATAGCTGTGCAGGACAAAACCTGGCTGGCCGGTCACACGGGTCTCGCGCAGCGGCGCACGGCTGCGCCTGGCCAAAGCCGGGGCGGCCGGCTGCTCGGCCGCTTCGGAAGCCGGCATGTCGAAAGGCGTATCGTGGCTGGGCATGCGTGGGGATCGGTCCTCCGGCGCCTGGTGCTCTTACTCGTAGCCGTAGGCGCGCAGGCCCGCTTCGTTATCGGCCCAGCCGGATTTCACCTTGACCCAGATCTCGAGGTACACGGGGCCGCCAAACAGCTTTTCCATGTCCAGGCGCGACTGCGAAGAAATTTCTTTCAGGCGGGCACCTTTGTTACCAATAATCATGGATTTGTGCGTATCGCGTTCGACCAGGATCGCGCAGAAGATACGACGCAGGTTACCTTCTTGCAAGAATTGCTCGACGATCACCGTGCTGGTGTACGGCAATTCGTCGCCCAGCAGGCGGAACACTTTCTCGCGCACGATCTCGGTGGCGAGGAATTTCTCGCTGCGGTCGGTAATGTCGTCCGGACCGAAAACCGGGGCATTTTCTGGCAAGTGGCGCTTGATCTCGTTTTCCAGCGCGTCGACCTGGAAGCGCATCTTGGCCGATACCGGCACGATCGCCGCGAACTCGCGCAATGCCGAGACTTTCTGGGCGAAAGGCATCAGCACGGCCTTGTCCTTGATGCGGTCCGACTTGTTGATGACCAGGACCACCGGCACATCGGTCGGCAGCAGCTCGAGTACCTGCTGGTCGGCCGGCCCGAAAGTGCCGGCCTCGACCAGAAACAGGATCACGTCCGACGACGTCAGCGTGTTCGACACGGTCTTGTTCAGCGTCTTGTTGAGCGCGTTCGCATGGCGGGTCTGGAAGCCGGGCGTGTCGACATAGATGAACTGGGCGTCGGCGCGGGTCTGAATGCCGGTGATGCGGTGGCGCGTGGTCTGGGCCTTGCGCGAAGTGATCGACACCTTGGCGCCGATCAGCACGTTCATCAGCGTCGATTTGCCGACGTTGGGGCGGCCGACGATGGCAATATAGCCGCAGCGAAAATGGTCGGGAGCATCGCCAGGTGCGAGGCTGTTACCGGGTGCGATGCTGTCGGCAGGCATGCTGTCGTCGTTGGTGCTGTCTTGATCGTGGCTATCGGTGTTCATGCTGACGTTGTTCCTGGTTGTTCCGGCGGCGCAGGGGCGTCCGTCTGGATGGTGGCGATGCCCGCCAGCTTGAGCTGGGCGGCGCGCGGCTTGGCCTTGCGGGCAGAGGGCGACCTGGCCAGGGCAGCCTGCGCGCCCTCGAGCGCCAGGCGGGCGGCGGCCTGCTCGCCGGCCCGGCGGCTGCCACCGCGCCCGAACACCTGCACGTTGAGCTTCGGCACCAGGCATTCGACCTCGAATTCCTGGCTGTGGGCGGCGCCATGGGTCGCTATCACGTTATAAGTCGG
Above is a genomic segment from Massilia sp. H6 containing:
- the recO gene encoding DNA repair protein RecO, producing MPSHDTPFDMPASEAAEQPAAPALARRSRAPLRETRVTGQPGFVLHSYPYKETSLIVDMFTRDYGRVGMVAKGAKRPLSKLRGVLQTFQPLSVSFSGKLELRTLIDAEWVGGMLPLEKTPLLCGFYLNELLVKLLARDDRHPALFDHYVSTLNQLAHGEPVPIVLRKFERALLKETGVAADLGRCTTTRAPVLHAGDYVVDPERGARAAHAGEVWPVVAGKTLLDMEREDYSDPATQAQSKQLMRFLLAHHLNGAPLNTRQILIDLMQL
- the era gene encoding GTPase Era — protein: MPADSIAPGNSLAPGDAPDHFRCGYIAIVGRPNVGKSTLMNVLIGAKVSITSRKAQTTRHRITGIQTRADAQFIYVDTPGFQTRHANALNKTLNKTVSNTLTSSDVILFLVEAGTFGPADQQVLELLPTDVPVVLVINKSDRIKDKAVLMPFAQKVSALREFAAIVPVSAKMRFQVDALENEIKRHLPENAPVFGPDDITDRSEKFLATEIVREKVFRLLGDELPYTSTVIVEQFLQEGNLRRIFCAILVERDTHKSMIIGNKGARLKEISSQSRLDMEKLFGGPVYLEIWVKVKSGWADNEAGLRAYGYE